The DNA sequence GGAGATTATAGACTTTTACTCGAACCTGAGAAAGGAACATGGGAACATAATAAAATTGGATTATCAACACCTCCAATAAAAACTAAGGATGGATGGCTTTTGCTCTATCATGGTGTAAGAGGTTTTGGTATTTCTAACCTTTATAAACTTGGTGCATTGTTGTTAGATTTAGAAAAACCATGGATTGTAATTGGTAAAACTAAAGAACCAATTTTATCTCCAGATTTAGATTATGAAAGAATTGGTGATGTACCAAATGTAGTATTTTCTTGCGGATGGATTGATGAACCTGATGGTAAAATAAAAATTTACTATTCAGGGGCAGATTCAAATATCTGTCTTGCCGAAACTACAATTGACGACTTACTATCTCTTTGCAAATAATTGATGAACAAGTATGAAAAGAAAGCTTACTTACATTATATTTTTTGTCACCTATATTTTTGCACGTGCAAATTCAGATTCTCTTTTAATAAATCTTTCTCATCTTAATGATTTGTATGAAGAAATAAATCTGAATGGAAAACATGTTGGCATCATTCATATATACAGTGAATATCCAGATTATAAATGGATTGGCGATGACGACGAAGGAATAGCCTGTGTTGATGATGTAGCACGAGCATCAGTAGTTTATATAAATTATTCTAAATTATTTAATGATATCGAAAGTAAACAAAAAGCAAAAAAGTTGATAGAATTTATTCTATCAATGCAAAATGAAAATGGCTGGTTTTATAATTTTATATTTGATAAAGGAGTTATTAATACTACTCATCAAAATAGCAGAGCAGAACCTAACTGGTGGTCATGGCGTGCTCTGTGGTCTTTAACAATTGCTTATGATTACTTTAAAGAAGATGCTGATTTATCTTTGAGAATAAGTTCAGCTATAAAGAAGACAGTTTTTGCTATTAAAAATTTTTCCATTAAAAATAAATCTACAATTCTTTTAGACGGCTTTAAAAGACCAGCATGGTTACCATACAAATATGCAGCAGATCAATCTGCTCTAATAATTTTATCTCTTGTTAATTATTATAAATCTTTTTGTGATACTTCAGTAATTCCCATAATTAAAGATTACTGTGATGGTATTTTACTAATGCAGGAAGGGAATAAAAATCAATTTCCTTATTATGCATTTCTTAGCTGGGAAAATAGCTGGCATGGTTGGGGAAATTTGCAATCTTATGCTTTATTAAATGCTTATACAATTCTTAATGATAAAAATTTATTACTGGCTGCATTAAACGAAATAGATTACTTCTATAATTTTTTACTAAAAGAAAAATTTATATCCGAATTCAGAATAAGTAAGAATGGAGATGAGATAATTGTTAATGATATAAAAAAATTTCCTCAAATAGCTTATATGATACGTCCAGTGATTTATGCATCAATTAAAGCAGCAGAAATTACAAACCAACAAAAATATTATGAATTAGCATGCAATGTTTTAAAATGGTTTACAGGTTATAACGATGCAAATTTTAAAATGTATAATCCTGAATCTGGCTTATGTTATGATGGTATTATTGATAAGGATAAGATTAATAAAAATTCAGGTGCAGAATCCACAATCGAAGCTCTACTATCTTTATTAGAAATTCATAGATATAAAATTCATGCTCATATAGATAATTCACAAAAATATAAGGAGTAATAATGAAAGTTCATTTCTCTTCAGTTCTTCTTAAACCAAACATTAATCGTGTTATTCTTAGACCTTTTGAACCATTAAATAAAAATAGAATTAAAAATATAGTTAATAGAATTTATTCTTTATCAGAATCAGATGTATTAAATGAATATGAACGCATCAAGAATTTATTTTCATATCGTCATAAAGATATTGAAAAATTTTTTCTTAAAAGGTACAATGAAATAAAGAAATATATTTCTCAACACAATGAAATTTCAGAAACAAAAAAACTATTAATTGGTTCTTACTTTACTAATGAATATTCACTTGAAAGTGCTGCATTATTTAATCCTTCAATGGTGTGGCATCCTGATCAATCTGGTTTACCAGATGATAAGAAGAGATTTATTATAAGTCTAAGAGCTACTGGAGAAGGACATGTATCATCAATAGTTTTTAGAAGTGGTGTGATAGATATGAATAACAATATTGAACTCGACTCACCTTCTGATTTTGCAGAAATGCCTGATATTAATATCATATCTGATGATATGTATGAAGCTAAATTTAATGATTCAGATATTTCAGAAAGAACATTGTTCCCTCAATTAGATCTGGAAATGAATGGTATGGAAGATGCACGTTTTGTTCAATTCACAGAAGAGAACGGAGAACAAATTTATTATGCTACTTATTGTGCTTATGATGGACATAATATTTCCATGCAGCTTTTGAAAACAAAAGATTTTATGAATTTTACAATTGCAAGATTGAAAGGAAGAGAAATTCAAAATAAAGGAATGGCACTTTTCCCAAGAAAAATTAATGGTAAATATGTAATGCTTTCACGACAGGATAATGAAAATAATTTCATAATGTTTTCTGATAATCTATATCAATGGGATACAAAACAGTTAATTATGGAGCCAAAATATCACTGGGAATTTTTTCAGATTGGTAATTGTGGTTCTCCAATAGAAACAGAAAAAGGCTGGTTATGTTTAAGTCATGGAGTAGGACCTGCAAGGCAATACTCAATAGGTGCATTTTTACTTGATAAAAATGATCCTACAAAATTGATAGGCAGATTAAAAACTCCTTTACTCGAAGCAAAAGAACATACAAGAAATGGATACGTTCCCAATGTTGTTTATTCATGTGGTGGAGTAATAAATGGTAATTATCTTGTTTTCCCTTATGCGATGTCTGATTACATAAGTAGTTTTGCTTACGTTGATGTTAATGAATTACTTGATAAATTATTAAATGAAAAATGAATAGAAAATCAATAATAATTATCATTGTTGTTTTCATTGGTTCTTTCCAGATTTCAAAATCAAAAAGTTTTGAAAAAATTGTTTTCAATAAAAAATCTGAAATTGAAGTTGGTAGTTTTTATGCTGGTGTTGAATTCCATAATAGTGTACCAGTTCCTCAAAGAATCAGTTTTTATTATCCAGTTGCAAATAGTATCGACTTGAGTACAGATTACTGGCATCGTGATACTTCGTATGTAATGAACTTGGGATTAAAATTTGGTGAGAAATTAGA is a window from the Rosettibacter firmus genome containing:
- a CDS encoding glycoside hydrolase family 130 protein — its product is MKVHFSSVLLKPNINRVILRPFEPLNKNRIKNIVNRIYSLSESDVLNEYERIKNLFSYRHKDIEKFFLKRYNEIKKYISQHNEISETKKLLIGSYFTNEYSLESAALFNPSMVWHPDQSGLPDDKKRFIISLRATGEGHVSSIVFRSGVIDMNNNIELDSPSDFAEMPDINIISDDMYEAKFNDSDISERTLFPQLDLEMNGMEDARFVQFTEENGEQIYYATYCAYDGHNISMQLLKTKDFMNFTIARLKGREIQNKGMALFPRKINGKYVMLSRQDNENNFIMFSDNLYQWDTKQLIMEPKYHWEFFQIGNCGSPIETEKGWLCLSHGVGPARQYSIGAFLLDKNDPTKLIGRLKTPLLEAKEHTRNGYVPNVVYSCGGVINGNYLVFPYAMSDYISSFAYVDVNELLDKLLNEK